In Centroberyx gerrardi isolate f3 chromosome 14, fCenGer3.hap1.cur.20231027, whole genome shotgun sequence, the genomic stretch gtggggagggagcaggaagagagagagggatgggaggaggatgaggggagggagaaggaggagtggagcgggtgaggaggagtgagggaggaagaggaggagaaagaggaggaggagaggggtgggtAGGTGTCTTCCAGAGGCCCCAGTCTGGACATCTGCTGGGACAGAGATCCTATACTGGACTCCAGGGACTGGGGGGGTCTGGGGAACAACTGGGGggggtgatgaagaggaggatgaggaggaactGGGAAGGAGGTGCCGCagatggaggagcagctggTGGTTTTCTTCAAAATGTTGTGGATCTCTTGGAGTTTGTCAAACACCTGCGAGGAGAACATGAACCATGAGAACAGATGAAAAGTCTCCGGGCCCAGACAGGGTCCCTGAGGACTTCCTGCCATGTTTTTACTCTCGTAGTTTTAACTCTTGAATTTATCTTATTTATGTTGTGTGTCCTCTGTGAAGCACTGTACTACCAACCTGTCTGTTatgagtataaaaaaaaaaaaaagtcagtaaaAATAGTCTTGACAAgcctctaaaatgtgcagttttatcttgaaaaaagacatttattagtcactgaactatggatctcacatgactcgggctacagatatgcattttttgaaacccagtcagtatctggtgtgagcaccatttgcctcatgcagtgcgactcatctccttcacatagagttgatcaggttgattgtggcctgtggagtgtcggtccactcctcttcagcGGCTGTGAGAAGCTGCTGGATATCGGCAGGAAGTGGAActcgctgtcgtacacgccgatccagagcgtcccGAACATGCTcagtgggtgacatgtctggtgagtctgcaggccgtgcaagaactgggatgttttcagcttccaggaactgtgtacagatccttgcaacacggggccgtgcatcatcatgctgcgacatgaggtgatggcggtggatgaatggaacgacAATGGGCCTCAGGATCTCGTCACGGTATCTCTGTGCATTCAATTTGTCATCAATAAAACGCACCTGTGTTCGTTGTCCGTAGCTTATGCCTGCCCATACCataaccccaccgccaccatggggcactctgttcacaacgttgacatcagcaaaccgctcgcccacacgacgccatacacgctgtctgccatctgcccggtaccgtgaaaaccgggattcatctgtgaagagaacacttctccaaagtgccagACGCCATCGAAGGTGAGCATTTGCCCACTCAAGTCGGTTACGACGACGAACTGTAGTCAGGTCGAGACCCCGGTGAGGATGACGAGCACGCAGATGAGCCCTGAGACagtttctgacagtttgtgcagaaattctttggttttgcaaaccaactgttgcatcagctgtccggGTGGCCGGTCTCAGACGATCTCGCAGGTGAAGAAGCCggatgtggaggtcctgggctggcgtggttacacgtggtctgcggttgtgaggccggtcggatgtactgccaaattctcggaaacgacattggagacggcttatggtagtgaaatgaacaaTCAATTCACGGGCAAcggctctggtggacattcctgcagtcagcatgccaactgcacgctccctcaaaacttgcgacatctgtggcattgtgttgtgtgataaaactgcacattttagagtggctttttattgtgaccagcccaaggcacacctgtgcaataatcatgctgtttaatcagcaccttgatatgccacacctgtcaggtggatggattatcttggcaaaggagaagtgctcactaacacggatttaaacacatttgtgaacaaaatttgagagaaataagtaTTTTgcgtgcatagaaaaagtcttagatcttttatttcaactcatgaaaaatgggagcaaaaccaaaagtgttgcatttatatttttgttcagtataaatATCAAGAtgcagggtccaaaattaacactCGCCAGTCGCCAAATGCGGGTAAATTTAGTCTTTGGCGAGTAAATTATAGAGACCACCCAACACTCTGGCcggtagaaaaaaatgaatttcttaCACGCACTGGAGAAAGCTGCTGGTTTGCTGTCACTTCAGTCTGCTAGATCTGCCGTGCTGCGTGTCGTGAGCAGTACGTCAGTCATCAAACCGCGCAATTTTTTTGTTACGTGAGGTACTTGTTGTCATCCGGGCAGCTGAAACAAACCCAGCCATGTGGAGATTTACTGTGGGAGTGGAGCCCCCAGGaatgagacagaaaacaagCGAACTTCAGGCCGAAGAGACCGCTGCTGCCACCCTCGCCCCCTCCTCGTCTCATCCACCGAAACTATCAGAGGAAATTCTGTGAGAGGCGGCGACACAATGATTCAGCTGCTCCAAGAACATGGCTGGAGTTTAAGGAGGGGGGTCATGTTCTGTAGTGTGTGTCGTGTTAACGCAAAGGAAAAGCACAGAGGCAATTCCTTCGTTATTGGCACTACAACTATGAAATTGGAGAACATCTTGGTTCTACTATTCTATTACTATGAACTATGACTCTGAACTTATTACtgttaaggcccattcacacgtAGAGCggcaactataaagataactataaactataacgataTGCTGTCGCTCAAGCGTTCACACTGCAACGATATCAGCgccgaatattcagagaaaaaatggagcatgatgaCTTTACCgaagtgcttttattttactcgctctaaagtaaataacgacacagccgaaggatttgggttcatgcaTTGCCGCAAAAGAGACAGGAGATGGCagataataatgctcttttatggagctttcataacattattgtgctttgtttatatgagagctaacgGTACTAAtggtcaccaagtgaagctgttcatttctttaccagcAGGAGACTCTGaacacatctactgtggatcagAGAGTAAAGTCTCCTGTAGCcgtgttgagagaaacacctgaacGTCACCGTGGCTGAACGGGTTCAACAGGATGCTGGAGGGCTCTGTTGTTCCCTCCCGGTCATATTGAAAACAGGATGATAGCATATTTgcggtcaggttggccaagagaTTATGCTATTTTCTTAGCATCATGCTAGCAAAAGGTAGCGATTTAACGAGCTTCCAGGTCAGTAAACAGCcttaccgctaatcccaagagctGTTCCCATCCCGACCGGTTCGTCACGTTTCTGTTCAACATTTTTCGAGGCGATGGTCTttgttcctctggacttctgtcatcagttcctcagcagctcCGTCACTGCAGGGAACTACTGAACTCTCCATCCCTTCTTTGTAGAACTttagtttgattggttgaaaatgttttatcgttgtctctgAGATGGAACCAACAATATAGTTCTAGttgtcgttttggatgtttttatagttacagttgtagtgtgaacacagacattctgtTTACTGAGaacgatttaaatctttttatagttatagttatctttatagttatcgttctagatgtgaatgggcctttactTATTTTTACTTGTTACTGTTAATTCCTCTATAATTGTTATATTCTCAAACTCCTTAATAAATGATCCTTCTTGCACTTAAAGGCAAATACCACTGAATGTATTAATTCAAATGTGTTACACTTTAGTGTTGAAACAGTTTAATTAATATTTCTGCATACAGTTaatgttactactattattactgcacaCTACTATAATATTGATTGAGAATCGCATATGAGACCAAGATGACATgctaaatagtaataatagcaaattgcaatagtaaaaagcaatttattatttttggctggtaaaaaatctGTCTGGCTGGTAAATTGTTTCATCTACCAGCGACCGGCAGGTCAGCCAGAAAGTTAACTTTGGACCCTGTCAAGATGGTAGAACAACAATActcactcaaccacacacacacacacacacacacacacacacacacacacaaccacacacacacacaaacacaaacacacacacaaacacacacacaaacacaaacaaacacacacgcacacacacctcggtCATGGCAggtctcttcttcctcctcttgttcAGACATCGACAGGCGAGAGCGGCCATGTCCATACAGCCAGGAGGCTCTGCAGCAccacctgcaacacagacagagtCACAGACACAGAGTCACAGACACAGAGTCATATATGCCATGAACAGGgcatgaacacagacacaccaccaacaccccaaaacatgctacaaacacacatgccagGCACACGGCATGAACACACGTTTGTACTGTGATGTGTAATCTGACCAACCAAGTGAACGTCGAAATGACCATGTCCTCTGTTGGAgcacatggtcacacacacacacacacacacacacacacacactgacctgtgTGGAGCCGGGGGTCCAGCTGGTTCCTCCACAGCGCAGCGTCCTCCACCTCCAGCACCAAGTCCTTCTGCAGGAACAACATGATCATCACTgactcctcctgctcctggaCTACTGACAGCACTTACAAAATATCTTTACTTTCACTTGAGGCTGAGAAGCTTTTTGTCGTTAAACTCATTCTGTAAACAgcgatggaaacacatttgttgaataaatgctTTAGCGGCGATCGTAAAATATCTTATCTGAACTGGACATCAAAGCgattctgagtgtgtgtgtgtgtgtgtgtgtgtgtgttctcaccaGGTAAATGTCTCtagactgcctgtctgtctccagggCTCGACGACCAGTCAGCACCTCCAACAACACctgaaaaccacacacacacacacacacacacacacacacacacacacacactgtatgggTTTGTGTACAACTCACTTTGGTAGTTTTACTACAGAGGAATGTTTTACTAATGTTTTTTGTCCAAGAACTCATTCCCTGAGTTTTTTAAAGTAAAGCAGCGTACATAAAGTAAAGTAAACATCTCACAGCCTGAGTTGACTCGCTCTTCCAGATGATCACCTACGTTGTTAAGTATGTGGAGAACATCACACCCGTTCTCAAAATCTTTGTTAAACAACAGACTACGTTTCCCATCAGCCCCCGCTGCGTCTCACCACTCCGAAGCTGTAGACGTCGACGGCGGTTCCCAGCTCTCCGTTCTGGACGTACTCGTCCGGGAGGTAGGCCAGCGTTCCTCTGACTGTGGCCGTCTTCCCCACCGACGCCGTCTGAACCGCCgagctgccgccgccgccgcgggGACCGCGACAGAACCGAGCCAGACCGAAGTCCGCCAGCTTAGGAACCAGGAACCGGTCCAACAGGATGTTAgagctggacagacagagagagagagaaagagacagacagacagatggagagagagagagagagacagacagacagaagtcagCTTCAGATATTGTCTTCTGTTCCTTCTGTTGAAAACATCAGTTTTTGCGATGACAGTCTGTGCTTCAGGTTTGGACAGATCAGTTGCTACGGTAACAGGTACGGTGAGGGTTAACGTGAGGGTCGGGCCGCTCGCCTCAGAATCTGATCTGGATCCCAGAAGTCAACAGTCTGATCTTCagactgaacgtccatctggttccactccagctgagatttcctcctcatTAGCCGTTTTCTGATTATCCCcaaaccgatcactagtgactgacacatctgaaccgatcactagtgactgacacatctgaaccgatcactagtgactgacacatctgaaccgatcactagtgactgacgcatctgaaccgatcactagtgactgatgcgTCTGGACTGGTCATGTGACCTAAGTgtctagtgactgacgtatctgaaccgatcactagtgactgatgcaTCTGGACTGGTCATGTGACCTAAGTGTCTAGCaactgacgcatctgaaccgatcactagtgactgacgtatctgaaccgatcactagagactgacgtatctgaaccgatcactagagactgacgtatctgaaccgatcactagtgactgacgcatctgaaccgatcactagagactgacgtatctgaaccgatcactagtgactgacgtatttgaaccgatcactagtgactgacgcgtctgaaccgatcactagagactgacgtatctgaaccgatcactagtgactgacgcgtctgaaccgatcactagtgactgacgtatctgaaccgatcactagtgactgacgcgtctgaaccgatcactagtgactgatgcatctgaaccgatcactagagactgacgtatctgaaccgatcactagtgactgatgcaTCTGGACTGGTCATGTGACCTAAGTgtctagtgactgacgtatctgaaccgatcactagtgactgatgcaTCTGGACTGGTCATGTGACCTAAGTgtctagtgactgacgtatctgaaccgatcactagtgactgacgtatttgaaccgatcactagtgactgacgcatctgaaccgatcactagagactgacgtatctgaaccgatcactagtgactgacgtatctgaaccgatcactagagactgacgtatctgaaccgatcactagtgactgacgtatctgaaccgatcactagtgactgatgcaTCTGGACTGGTCATGTGACCTAAGTGTCTAGTGACTGAcacatctgaaccgatcactagtgactgacgcatctgaaccgatcactagtgactgacgtatctgaaccgatcactagtgactgatgcatctgaaccgatcactagtgactgacgtatctgaaccgatcactagtgactgatgcatctgaaccgatcactagtgactgacgtatctgaaccgatcactagtgactgatgcatctgaaccgatcactagtgactgacgtatctgaaccgatcactagagactgatGCATCTGGACTGGTCATGTGACCTAAGTGTCTAGTGACTGAcacatctgaaccgatcactagtgactgatgcatctgaaccgatcactagtgactgacgcatctgaaccgatcactagtgactgatgcatctgaaccgatcactagtgactgacgcatctgaaccgatcactagtgactgacgcatctgaaccgatcactagtgactgacgtatctgaaccgatcactagtgactgacgcatctgaaccgatcactagtgactgacgcatctgaaccgatcactagtgactgacgcatctgaaccgatcactagagactgacgcatctgaaccgatcactagagactgacgcatctgaaccgatcactagtgactgacgcatctgaaccgatcactagagactgacgcatctgaaccgatcactagagactgacgcatctgaaccgatcactagagactgacgtatctgaaccgatcactagagactgacgtatctgaaccgatcactagtgactgacgcatctgacccgatcactagtgactgacgtatctgaaccgatcactagagactgacgtatctgaaccgatcactagtgactgacgcatctgaatcgatcactagtgactgacgtatctgaaccgatcactagagactgacgtatctgaaccgatcactagtgactgacgtatctgaaccgatcactagtgactgacgtatctgaaccgatcactagagactgatgtatctgaaccgatcactagtgactgatgcaTCTGaatcgatcactagtgactgatgcaTCTGAATCGATCACTAGGTCactacatcagtcactagtgactgatgtatcggCCGCTCTTacgtcacttcagtcacatgacgcCGGTCAGCCGGTCAGCCTCTACGTggttagcagacatttaccaactgacccaAGAATTTTTGTCAAATGCCATTCGTACATCGACTCGTACGAAGCGGAGGGCGGAGCTTTTTACTGCCGACGTTTCACCGCCTCAGGTGTTTAACGGGAGGACCGTGACACAGCTCAGGGACCGACACGGCGACCTGTCATCATTGTGAATGTTAACATTATGACATCACAGTGTCGGACCTCTTGACGTCTCCGTGGAGCAGCGGAGCGTTCGGCTCTGGAGGCCGGTGGAGGAACTGCAGCGCTCGGGACGCTCCTTCAACCACACAGAGCCTCTGGGGCCAGGAGAGGGCGCCGTCCtgcaggagcacacacacacacacacacacacacacacacacacacacagtcagtactggtactgcagtactgatacTGACTCTGACCAACAGAGGGCGCCACTGGACTGTAGAAATACACAGAAGTACATATTCCCTCTGATACTGTAGCACTACTgatactgcagtagtactgatactactgcagtagtactgatACTGCAGCTGCACTCtcatttattttgaaggaactgtttttcatttctgatggattttatcttgtttcctgTTTTTATCTCCGTCTGATTTTAGACTTTgagagcactgtgtgtgtgtgtgtgtgtgtgttactgcgtgtgtgtgtgtgtatgtgtgttacagtgtgtgtgtgtgttacagtgtgtgtgtgtgtgtgtgttacagtgtgtgtgtgtgcgcgtgtgtgtgttacagtgtgtgtgtgtgtgtgtgtgtgtgtgtgtgtgttactgtgagtgttactgtgtgtgtgtgtgtgtgtgtgtgtgtgttactgtgagtgttactgtgtgtgtgtgtgtgtgtgtgttacagtgtgtgtgtgtgtgtgtgtgtgtgtgtgtgtgtttgttacagtgtgtgtgtgtgtgtgtgtgtgtgagtgttacaGTGTGCAGCTGGTCCTCCAGTGATTTGTTCTCCATGTAGCTGTAGATCAGACAGAAAGATTCTCCTGCTGCACTGAAACCCAACAAGTCCACAATGTTAGGATGTCTGaacctgaggagaggagaggaggagagaggagaggagaggaggagggaggaggagaggaggaggaggagaggaggagaggagaggagaggaggagagaggagaggaggaggaggagaggagaggagaagagaggaggagagaggaggaggagagaggaggagacatcaGGGTTTTAGAAGCTGCAGAAGAAGAGCAGCTGGTCATGTGACCTAAATGTCTAACAGATCAGATTTTATTTGGTCATTCTGTAAGTTTGGAATTCacactgccatgtaaacagcatgttCTGATGaccttaacccgaataaggtcaCAGTCGGAATAAGCAACAGTCGAATTAAGACGGGGAGTATTCCGATCTTAGTCTCATTATTGAAGTGCGTTGTagacatgtaaacaccttaaccGCACCGTGACACGTACGGCGATCCGGCTGCTAGACGACGCACGCTGCAGCTTCCAGCgagtgttgccaacttgtttacagaagaaaagatgGCTGCCTCCGgtaaaaagaagtcccaacaCTACATACTCATGACGGAATAAACCACGGCAGCAACATGACAGGAAGGGTTTCAGATTACATTCCGGAGGGAGACTCGGACGCAGGACGTCGTGTGGGCGTCTTCAGTCATTAATCTGACTCtgctctgtagcatgtaaacgggaatatgaatggaatattctatgagcaactcatgtaaacaccttaatcgaaatattgtcttatttagaataaggtcaatagtcggattattgcagtccatgtaaacctAGTCAGTGTGTGGTGAGTTCCATCTGACATGACTTTGGCAAAGTGCCGCATGTTGTatgcatgttgctgcatgttgctgtatgttgtatgtatgttgctgtatgttgtatgcatgttgctgcatgttgctgtaTGTTGTATGCATGTTGCTATA encodes the following:
- the irak1 gene encoding uncharacterized protein irak1 isoform X3, whose translation is MRNTQYAVKRLRQDSLLDWSLVKESFKTEVEKLSQFRHPNIVDLLGFSAAGESFCLIYSYMENKSLEDQLHTDGALSWPQRLCVVEGASRALQFLHRPPEPNAPLLHGDVKSSNILLDRFLVPKLADFGLARFCRGPRGGGGSSAVQTASVGKTATVRGTLAYLPDEYVQNGELGTAVDVYSFGVVLLEVLTGRRALETDRQSRDIYLKDLVLEVEDAALWRNQLDPRLHTGGAAEPPGCMDMAALACRCLNKRRKKRPAMTEVFDKLQEIHNILKKTTSCSSICGTSFPVPPHPPLHHPPQLFPRPPQSLESSIGSLSQQMSRLGPLEDTYPPLSSSSFSSSSSLTPPHPLHSSFSLPSSSSHPSLSSCSLPTFSSSSSSFAGPCESDESQGFSQYNAPSQFSGPTGNQYRPPSQPNGTHHRSLSPSTRQQYNSPSGSTENQPTESQYNPPCVPSGNQCNFPPQPSRTSTSDRFGSPSRAPSGGGFCTGSLRGSPAGPAGTHSKPHHGVLPGPDTAGRTRAGATAGTGAVEHPGAQTGSAAGTNPGNYQGNYQGPNHRTYQGPSPGPSAGTCPTSHQQVHQGMCGTSGAFHGNYPGPYGIPEGPSPAGSLRSFSPGPSDAVRSSERITGPEESDELDYLPAQPNN